The following is a genomic window from Flavobacteriales bacterium.
CATCGGCGCGCACAGCGGGCAGCTCGGATGGGGCACGGTGCTGCGCGATTGCTACGCCAACAGCGGTGACACGAGCGTGCTCGGTCTCACGGTGGACCTCAGCGACCCCGCCTACACCGGCGCCGAACTGAGGTTCTGGCACTGGTGGGAGGTGTTCACCAACTTCGACTTCATCTTCATCCGTGTCAACGGCCAGCAGGTCTACCTGAACAACAGCCAGCAGTTCAGCCAGGTGTGGCTGCAGCAGACGATCGACCTGTCGCCCTTCCTGGGGCTGAGCACGGTGGACATCAGCTTCCACCTGTTCGCCACCACGGTGGTGAACAAGGCCGGCTGGTACTTGGACGACATGGAGGTGACCGCGTGCCTCCCCTCAAGCGGAACGGCCTTCGTGGAGGAGCGGGAGGGCGCCGGCCTATGGACCTGGCCCAACCCGGCCGAGGGGTCGCTGCAGGTGCGCAGCACGGAACCAGGCGGACAGGCGTGGCGCCTGCTGGACCTCAGCGGGCGCGAGGTGCGCAGCGGCAGCATTCCCGGTCCGGGCACCTGGACCCTCGCCACGGACGGCTTGACCGGCGCCCACCTCCTGGAGGTCATCACGGAAGAACGCACCTGGCGTCGCCGGGTGGTGCTCCGCTGAGGCGGGAGCGCGCGTGGCCCCGCCGTTACCTTTGGCCGCGTGAGCACCTCGTCCGTCCTGCTGGAGAACGCCGTGGACCAACTGGCGACCCTGCCCGGCATCGGACGGCGCACGGCCATGCGCATGGCGCTCGACCTGCTGAGGCGCGATGTCGCCGCCGTGCAGCGCTTCAGTGAAGCGGTGCGCCGGTTGCGGGAAGAGGTGCGCTACTGCGCCGAATGCTGCAACATCAGCGACCAGCCGGTGTGCGGCATTTGCGCATCGCCCTCTCGTGACCGCGGCGTGGTGTGCGTGGTGGAGGACATCCGCGACGTGGTGGCGATCGAGAACACGCATCAGTTCAAGGGCCTCTACCATGTGCTCGGCGGGGTCATCAGCCCCATGGACGGCGTGGGCCCGGACGACCTGCAGGTCGCCCGGCTGCTGGAGCGTGTGGACAGCGGCTCTGTGCGGGAGGTGGTGCTGGCCCTGGGGGCCACGCTGGAGGGCGACACCACCTGTTTCTACCTGAACCGGCGTCTCCAGGAGCGCGGCATCACCGTGAGCCAGATCGCGCGCGGGATCAGTGTGGGGGGCGACCTGGAGCATGTGGACGAGCTCACCCTGGGCCGCAGCATCATGGACCGGAAACCTTACGAGCAAGGGGTGAAGCGATAGCGCATGTGCTCATGGGCACATGTGCACGTATGCACATGAAACTCTCCGTCATCATCGTCAACTACAACGTCCGGGCCTACCTGGAGCAGTGCCTGCGGGCGGTGTTCGCCGCGATGGAAGGGGTGCCCGGCGAGGTGTTCGTGGTGGACAACCAGAGCACGGACGGCAGTGTGGAGATGGTGCGGGAGCGGTTCCCGCAGGTGCGGCTGTTGGCCAATACCGAGAACGTGGGCTTCAGCCGGGCCAACAACCAGGCCATCCGCGAGGCCAAGGGCGATCACATCCTTCTCCTGAACCCCGACACCATCGTGGGCGAGGATGTGTTCCGCACGGTTGTGGCCTACATGGACGCCGATCCCAAGGTCGGAGGAGTGGGCGTGAAGATGATCGATGGCACAGGGCGCTTCCTGCCGGAGAGCAAGCGCGGGCTGCCGACACCGGCCGTGGCCTTCTACAAGATCATCGGGCTGGCGCGCGTCTTCCCCCGCAGCAGCGTGTTCGGCCGCTACCACCTGGGGCATCTGCCGGAGGACCGTACGGCGCGGATCGAGATCCTGTCCGGGGCCTGCATGTTCCTGCGCAAGCGGACGCTGGACGAAGTGGGCTTGCTGGATGAGAGCTTCTTCATGTACGGGGAGGACATCGACCTCAGTTACCGCATCACGCTGGGGGGTTACGAGAACCACTACGTGCCTCAGGCGCGCATCCTGCACTACAAGGGCGAGAGCACCAAGAAGAGCAGCGTGAACTATGTGTTCGTCTTCTACAACGCGATGGCCATTTTCGCCAGGAAGCACTTCACGCGCAAGGGGCCTGACCTGTTCAGCGCGCTGATCCGCGGGGCCATTTACCTGAGCGCGGCCGGAGCCCTGCTCAGCCGCTTCTTCCACCGCGCGCTGCTGCCCCTGCTCGATGCCACGGCCCTTGCGGCCCTGCTGCTGCTGGCCGGCCCGCATGTGGGCGTGATGCAATGGGCCGACGGAGCGCCGCGCCACCTCCTTCCCTTTCTCTCCGCGGCGCTCACCTGCCTGGCCCTCTTCGGTGCGTACGACCGGCCCATCCGGCTCGGGCACGCGGTGAAGGGCGCCACCGCCGCCACCCTGCTGATGGCCGCGTGGTGGAGCTGGCGGATGCAGGCCTGGCCGGGCACATGGGCCCTGCTCACCTGCCTGGTCCTGATGACCGGGACCGCCTTCGCCATCCGCGGCCTGCTGCACCTGCTGCGGGTGAAGGGCTATGCCTTGCGGCCCAGCCACCGGCTGCGCATCGCGGCGATCGGCTCGCCCGAGCGGGCCCGGCAGGCGCTGGACCTGTTGTGGCAGACCCACTTCGGTCTCGGGCGCCAGCTCGTGGAGCCACCAGAAGTGCTGCAGCGCACGAAGCGAACGGCCGAACTGTGCCGGAACCTCCACGATCAGCGGTACGACGAAGTGGTCCTCTGCGCAGGCGACCTCACCTGGACCACGGTGATCGACGCCCTGGAGCGGCTCCGGACCAGCGGCGCTGTGTTCAAGATCGCCCAACCCGACGGCCAGGCCATCATCAGCCCCAACAGCATCGAGAGCCTGCAGGATCTTCTCGTCCTGGAGGCCCACGCGGTGAACAGCCCGGCATCCCGACGCACCAAGCGCATCACGGACGTGGTGGTGGCGGTCGTGCTGATGTTGACCCTGCCGGTCAACCTGTGGTTCGTGCGGCAGCGCCGGGGCTACATGGCCAACCTGTGGCAGGTGCTGCTCGGCGATAGAACCTGGGTGGGCTATCACCGGCACCCGTCGCGCGCCGCCAAGCTGCCGCATCTGCAGCGCGGTGTCCTCGATCCGGTCCGCTCGCTCGGCGTGCCGGCCGATGCCTTGATCGTGGACCGGCTCAACCTGATGTATGCCAAGGACTACCGGGTCTGGGACGACCTGCGCTACATCCGGAGGGGCTTCGCACTGATGGGCTCATAGGCTCCGCGCGTGTCGGGGTCCGGTGGTTACTTTTGGCCCCGACGCGATGGCCCAGAACGAGATCCTCCTGCCCAAGATGGGCGAAAGCGTGGCCGAGGCCACCATCATCAAGTGGCTCAAGAACGAAGGCGACCGCGTGG
Proteins encoded in this region:
- a CDS encoding glycosyltransferase; translation: MKLSVIIVNYNVRAYLEQCLRAVFAAMEGVPGEVFVVDNQSTDGSVEMVRERFPQVRLLANTENVGFSRANNQAIREAKGDHILLLNPDTIVGEDVFRTVVAYMDADPKVGGVGVKMIDGTGRFLPESKRGLPTPAVAFYKIIGLARVFPRSSVFGRYHLGHLPEDRTARIEILSGACMFLRKRTLDEVGLLDESFFMYGEDIDLSYRITLGGYENHYVPQARILHYKGESTKKSSVNYVFVFYNAMAIFARKHFTRKGPDLFSALIRGAIYLSAAGALLSRFFHRALLPLLDATALAALLLLAGPHVGVMQWADGAPRHLLPFLSAALTCLALFGAYDRPIRLGHAVKGATAATLLMAAWWSWRMQAWPGTWALLTCLVLMTGTAFAIRGLLHLLRVKGYALRPSHRLRIAAIGSPERARQALDLLWQTHFGLGRQLVEPPEVLQRTKRTAELCRNLHDQRYDEVVLCAGDLTWTTVIDALERLRTSGAVFKIAQPDGQAIISPNSIESLQDLLVLEAHAVNSPASRRTKRITDVVVAVVLMLTLPVNLWFVRQRRGYMANLWQVLLGDRTWVGYHRHPSRAAKLPHLQRGVLDPVRSLGVPADALIVDRLNLMYAKDYRVWDDLRYIRRGFALMGS
- the recR gene encoding recombination protein RecR; translated protein: MSTSSVLLENAVDQLATLPGIGRRTAMRMALDLLRRDVAAVQRFSEAVRRLREEVRYCAECCNISDQPVCGICASPSRDRGVVCVVEDIRDVVAIENTHQFKGLYHVLGGVISPMDGVGPDDLQVARLLERVDSGSVREVVLALGATLEGDTTCFYLNRRLQERGITVSQIARGISVGGDLEHVDELTLGRSIMDRKPYEQGVKR